A region from the Aegilops tauschii subsp. strangulata cultivar AL8/78 chromosome 5, Aet v6.0, whole genome shotgun sequence genome encodes:
- the LOC141022506 gene encoding uncharacterized protein, with product MTEQPINTLSWNVRGLNCPDRRATVKATISDTTCHLVCLQETKLSTVDRYIAAFLDGNKLQSFAHRPATGTRGGILMLWDDNLLHVSDITTLTFCLSAMVRIRASDSSFKITSVYGPTDSASKDAFFAELLSQKPPPGVAWLATGDFHQIYRARDKNKRNVNRSRINRFRAALQSCELKEIHLQNRRFTWSNERTNPTLCKLDSFFCNAEWDTTFNTHVLHALSSSLSDHCPLLLADDKGPKRPRSFKFENFWTALPGFHDIVQKAWAEGVSHTEPHLILHHKLKKTALRLKEWSRRLLSSEHSLPRGSTRDPKAGHCAGIAPPIAGGA from the coding sequence ATGACAGAACAGCCTATCAATACACTCAGCTGGAATGTGAGAGGGCTTAATTGCCCGGACCGTAGAGCAACTGTCAAGGCTACCATATCTGACACCACTTGTCATTTGGTCTGTCTCCAGGAGACTAAGTTGAGCACCGTTGACAGATACATTGCTGCTTTTCTCGATGGAAACAAGCTTCAGAGTTTCGCGCACCGCCCGGCCACCGGAACTAGGGGCGGAATCCTTATGCTATGGGATGACAACCTCCTTCATGTCTCCGACATCACCACCTTGACTTTTTGTCTCTCTGCTATGGTGCGGATTCGCGCTTCCGACTCATCCTTCAAAATCACGTCCGTCTATGGCCCCACGGACAGCGCCTCCAAAGATGCATTCTTTGCGGAGCTGCTTAGCCAGAAGCCACCTCCGGGAGTGGCATGGCTTGCCACTGGAGACTTCCACCAAATCTACCGTGCCAGGGATAAAAACAAACGGAATGTTAACCGTAGCAGAATCAATCGCTTTCGTGCCGCTTTGCAATCTTGCGAACTCAAGGAGATCCATCTACAGAACAGGCGTTTCACCTGGAGCAATGAGAGGACAAATCCCACCCTTTGCAAACTTGACTCCTTCTTCTGCAACGCCGAGTGGGACACCACCTTCAACACCCATGTGTTGCATGCCTTGTCGTCATCCCTCTCCGACCACTGCCCTCTCTTGCTTGCTGATGACAAAGGACCCAAAAGACCTCGGTCTTTCAAGTTTGAAAATTTCTGGACCGCCCTTCCAGGATTCCATGACATTGTCCAAAAGGCATGGGCCGAGGGCGTGTCACACACGGAGCCTCATCTCATATTGCATCACAAGCTCAAGAAGACCGCGCTACGTCTCAAGGAGTGGAGTAGAAGACTTCTCAGCAGCGAACATTCACTTCCACGCGGCTCTACTCGTGATCCCAAGGCTGGACATTGCGCAGGAATCGCGCCCCCTATCGCCGGAGGAGCTTGA